From one Parabacteroides sp. FAFU027 genomic stretch:
- a CDS encoding 4-alpha-glucanotransferase: MQIEFQVNYRTKGDEKVYLTGSIPELGNGDKQHAVLMHYSGNGNWSYDIETRKADLSFTYGYIIKAGQKIIREEWGKQRHFLVNETNEYYRLCDHWQAIPPNNPFFSSAFTQHLFARGKNNNASGEPKIYRKSLTLKVYAPTVQPQYKLAILGNDPVLGNWKPDKAIMLNDASFPEWEICIDMANCKTNYLEYKFVLIDSETQQLVAWESGANRHFNTEIIYLREAIIVSGLLFENPLAGWKGAGVAIPVFSLRTNDSFGIGEFDDLRKLADWATLTGQKIIQILPINDTTMLHTWEDSYPYNANSIFALHPIYLNPEKIGILKNKKKMAYFSQKRSNLNQLKEIDYEAVSKTKWEYFREIFKQEGDKTLKSEDFLNFFNDNKEWLIPYGAFCYLRDKNGTPDFTQWHNYAYFNPRNITNLTCCQSVAYPAIALHYFLQYHLHLQLTEAVQYVHDKGLVLKGDIPIGISRNSVEAWKESHYFNMNGQTGAPPDDFAVNGQNWGFPTYNWEAMEKDNFQWWRRRFGKMADYFDAYRIDHVLGFFRIWEVPAEAVHGLLGHFSPALPLSADEIKHYGLHFHEWMTRPYIHDHVIRGIFGEYTNEVMSLYLDHKSHDKWALKPEFATQKKVENRFKGIKDENSLFIRDGLYALISEILFVYDPKEPDKVHPRISAQFTYAYQALNDHEKWCFNRLYDDFYYHRHNEFWHNQAMQKLPALISSTAMLVCAEDLGMIPSCVPQVLEELQILSLEIQRMPKDHRFEFGNTNQYPYRSVATTSTHDMTTIRGWWEEDYAKTQQYYNAILGKHGQAPHHADPYICENIIENHLWSPAMLVILPFQDWLSIDEKLRRADANEERINIPANPRHYWRYRMHLTLEELINSHHLNQHILRLILQSGR; encoded by the coding sequence CAAAAGGAGATGAAAAAGTTTATCTGACCGGCTCTATCCCCGAATTGGGTAACGGCGATAAACAGCACGCAGTGCTTATGCACTACAGTGGAAACGGAAACTGGTCCTATGATATTGAAACCCGCAAAGCCGACCTATCCTTCACCTACGGATATATTATTAAGGCTGGCCAGAAGATCATCAGGGAAGAATGGGGTAAACAACGCCACTTTCTGGTCAACGAAACCAACGAATATTACCGGCTATGCGACCATTGGCAGGCTATTCCTCCCAACAATCCTTTTTTCTCATCCGCATTTACCCAACATTTGTTTGCCAGAGGAAAGAACAATAACGCTTCAGGTGAACCTAAAATCTATAGAAAAAGCCTTACCTTAAAAGTTTATGCACCCACGGTTCAGCCTCAATACAAGCTGGCCATTTTGGGGAATGATCCTGTATTGGGTAACTGGAAACCAGACAAAGCCATCATGCTAAATGATGCTTCATTTCCGGAATGGGAAATCTGCATCGATATGGCTAATTGCAAGACTAATTATCTCGAATATAAATTTGTACTGATAGATTCAGAAACCCAACAACTTGTTGCCTGGGAATCTGGAGCGAACCGACATTTCAACACAGAAATAATTTATCTGCGTGAAGCAATCATTGTCAGTGGCCTCCTGTTTGAAAATCCGCTAGCCGGCTGGAAAGGAGCCGGTGTGGCGATTCCTGTATTTTCATTACGCACCAATGATAGTTTCGGAATCGGAGAATTCGATGATCTCAGAAAACTTGCTGACTGGGCAACCCTCACCGGACAGAAAATCATTCAGATCTTACCGATCAATGATACGACAATGCTGCATACCTGGGAAGACTCCTACCCCTACAATGCCAATTCAATTTTTGCACTGCATCCGATTTACCTCAATCCGGAGAAAATCGGTATCCTTAAGAATAAAAAGAAAATGGCCTATTTCAGTCAAAAGCGAAGTAACCTAAACCAACTGAAGGAAATTGACTACGAAGCGGTCAGCAAGACGAAATGGGAATATTTTCGGGAAATATTTAAACAAGAGGGAGATAAAACGCTTAAATCGGAAGACTTCCTGAATTTCTTCAACGATAACAAAGAGTGGCTGATACCTTATGGAGCATTTTGCTATCTGAGGGACAAGAACGGCACACCAGACTTTACCCAATGGCACAACTATGCCTACTTCAATCCTCGTAACATCACCAATCTGACCTGCTGCCAGTCAGTGGCATATCCCGCGATTGCATTGCACTATTTCCTGCAATATCATTTGCACTTACAACTGACTGAAGCCGTACAATATGTGCATGACAAAGGATTAGTGCTGAAAGGTGATATCCCCATCGGAATCAGCCGCAACAGCGTAGAAGCCTGGAAAGAATCTCATTACTTCAACATGAATGGCCAGACAGGTGCGCCTCCCGATGATTTTGCAGTAAATGGCCAAAACTGGGGCTTCCCGACATACAACTGGGAAGCAATGGAAAAAGACAACTTTCAATGGTGGCGCCGCCGGTTTGGAAAAATGGCAGACTATTTTGATGCGTACAGGATCGACCATGTACTGGGATTCTTCCGTATCTGGGAAGTTCCCGCCGAGGCCGTTCATGGACTACTCGGCCATTTCAGCCCTGCCCTGCCATTGAGTGCTGATGAAATTAAACACTACGGTCTCCACTTTCATGAGTGGATGACCAGACCATACATCCACGATCATGTCATCCGCGGCATCTTCGGTGAATACACGAATGAGGTAATGTCACTCTATCTCGATCATAAAAGCCACGACAAATGGGCGTTAAAACCGGAATTTGCCACTCAGAAGAAGGTTGAAAACCGTTTTAAAGGTATCAAAGACGAAAATAGCCTCTTTATACGAGACGGATTATACGCTTTGATCAGTGAAATCCTGTTTGTTTACGATCCGAAAGAGCCTGACAAAGTGCACCCCCGCATATCCGCTCAATTCACCTATGCGTATCAGGCACTGAATGATCACGAAAAATGGTGTTTTAATCGCTTATATGACGACTTCTACTATCACCGGCACAATGAGTTCTGGCACAACCAGGCGATGCAGAAACTGCCGGCATTGATCTCCTCGACTGCCATGCTGGTTTGCGCAGAAGATCTCGGTATGATACCTTCGTGTGTACCACAGGTACTGGAGGAGCTTCAGATTCTGAGTCTGGAGATACAACGTATGCCCAAAGATCATCGTTTTGAATTTGGTAACACCAACCAGTACCCTTATCGTTCGGTAGCGACAACTTCCACGCACGATATGACAACTATCCGGGGTTGGTGGGAAGAAGATTATGCCAAAACGCAACAGTACTACAACGCTATATTAGGGAAACACGGGCAAGCACCACATCATGCCGATCCATATATCTGTGAAAATATCATCGAAAACCACTTATGGTCACCGGCTATGCTTGTTATCCTCCCATTTCAGGACTGGTTATCAATAGATGAAAAATTACGACGTGCTGACGCAAATGAAGAACGCATTAATATACCGGCCAATCCAAGGCATTATTGGCGATACCGAATGCACTTGACTCTGGAGGAATTGATCAATAGCCATCATTTGAATCAACATATTTTACGCCTAATCCTCCAAAGTGGCAGATAA
- a CDS encoding tetratricopeptide repeat protein produces the protein MKKVNYTIYAALCSLLLISGSCSTEKNTAISRFYQGLTTRYNVYYNGNQNFIKASQNQLQNSADDYTLFLPLHPVSLLNGRLNNEYDRTIEKCQKAIKTHSIKTKPDFNGYRNTKKYKQWQLTEEYNPFLHNAWLLMARAQFFKGDFEASSSTFSYIIRHFRNLPNVVMEAQIWNARCSAEQKDLYEAEDILGKIKKDALAPGLKYEYNVAQADLLLKQKLYPHAADAIQEVLKAEKDKTQKWRLNFLLGQIYQSTGNSLAAYYAYNKVIRLSPPYDAQFAARIRLTECAASENTTGILRTLTSLTKRVKNREYLDQLYYAIGNIYLGKKDTSNAVRNYVLSVEKNKKNVSQKALAQLKLGDIYFAKRMYAPAQPCYAGAIASLPKDFDGIDLVKRRSDALDELIVHYQNVHLQDSLLTLASMNEADRLIAIGRVIAEINRKEKEEKEKLEKEKQEDIALQRKAQMEAEFGVPNAIKTNTFTPTANTDNSWYFYNTQSVTKGKTEFQSRWGSRKLEDNWRRRNKSDYVFADLEKGESKSTEVTGEAIKSDSITANPKEKSNDPKNPKYYLSQIPSTPEEIKNANDIVSEGLFNMAYVYQTRLEDYPLSVSTYNTLLKRYPDTKNKIEAYFNLYQIARTQNDIKQADYYKDKIISEFPQSRYAAILSNPNYLAALNQKSHVIDSLYAQSYNAYLKNDLSFVRSAYEKVQKEAPMSVLMPKFMMLNALTFISEKKNDEFKKQLKELLDRYPNADVSPLAGAMMANAVQGRMVTGEKISTDIWSKQIKASESEAMASTDKNTQFTIDPISPHLMLFVFPADSTYNNKLIYEVAGFNFANFAVRDFDMDMLPLQGIGLLRVKGFNTFDEAFIYRQRLFGPKGIANRLPSQLKTVLISEKNFDSLLMGRTFDEYFKFYEKNFGGKK, from the coding sequence TTGAAAAAGGTCAACTACACCATATATGCAGCTTTATGTTCGTTACTACTTATCTCAGGAAGCTGCTCTACAGAAAAAAACACAGCTATTTCCCGGTTTTACCAGGGACTGACTACCCGTTACAATGTCTATTATAACGGTAATCAGAACTTTATCAAAGCATCTCAGAATCAGCTACAAAATTCAGCAGATGACTATACCCTGTTTTTACCTTTACACCCGGTAAGCTTATTAAACGGAAGACTAAACAACGAATACGACCGGACCATCGAGAAGTGTCAAAAAGCGATTAAAACGCACTCTATCAAGACAAAGCCTGATTTCAATGGTTATAGAAATACTAAAAAGTACAAACAGTGGCAGTTGACAGAAGAATACAACCCGTTCCTGCACAACGCCTGGCTTTTGATGGCAAGAGCTCAATTCTTTAAAGGGGATTTCGAAGCCTCTTCTTCAACATTCAGCTACATTATCCGCCATTTCCGCAATTTACCCAACGTGGTCATGGAGGCACAAATATGGAATGCCCGCTGCAGTGCAGAACAAAAAGATCTGTATGAGGCCGAGGACATTTTAGGCAAGATAAAAAAAGACGCATTAGCACCCGGATTAAAATACGAATATAATGTAGCTCAGGCTGATTTGCTGCTAAAGCAGAAACTTTACCCGCATGCAGCAGATGCTATTCAGGAAGTATTAAAAGCAGAAAAAGATAAAACACAGAAATGGAGACTCAACTTCCTGCTGGGACAAATCTACCAAAGTACCGGAAATAGTCTGGCGGCATATTATGCTTACAACAAAGTAATCAGGCTTTCACCACCCTACGACGCTCAGTTTGCAGCACGCATCCGTCTTACCGAATGTGCTGCTTCAGAGAATACCACCGGTATCCTCCGAACTCTTACATCCTTGACTAAAAGAGTAAAAAACAGAGAGTACCTGGATCAGCTTTATTATGCTATTGGTAATATCTACCTGGGCAAAAAAGACACTTCAAATGCCGTTCGGAATTATGTTTTGTCTGTTGAGAAAAATAAGAAAAATGTAAGTCAGAAAGCTTTGGCACAACTAAAACTCGGGGATATTTATTTTGCAAAAAGGATGTATGCCCCGGCTCAACCCTGCTATGCGGGTGCAATCGCATCCCTTCCCAAAGATTTTGACGGTATTGATTTGGTTAAAAGACGCTCTGATGCACTGGATGAACTGATTGTGCATTACCAGAATGTCCACTTACAGGACAGTCTGTTGACTTTAGCCTCAATGAATGAAGCTGATCGTTTAATAGCGATCGGAAGAGTAATCGCAGAAATTAACCGCAAAGAAAAAGAAGAAAAAGAGAAGCTGGAAAAAGAAAAGCAGGAAGACATCGCACTGCAGCGTAAAGCCCAGATGGAAGCTGAATTCGGAGTTCCGAATGCGATTAAGACCAACACTTTCACACCAACAGCCAACACTGACAACTCATGGTATTTTTACAATACTCAAAGTGTAACAAAAGGTAAAACTGAGTTTCAAAGCCGCTGGGGAAGCCGCAAACTTGAAGACAACTGGCGCCGTCGAAACAAAAGCGATTATGTGTTTGCTGATCTGGAAAAAGGAGAATCCAAATCAACCGAAGTGACTGGAGAAGCAATAAAATCGGATTCCATAACGGCTAATCCGAAAGAAAAATCGAATGACCCTAAAAACCCCAAATACTATTTAAGCCAAATCCCTTCTACTCCGGAAGAGATTAAAAACGCAAACGATATTGTCAGTGAAGGACTATTCAACATGGCTTACGTTTACCAAACCAGACTCGAAGACTATCCGTTAAGTGTTTCTACTTACAACACACTATTGAAACGCTATCCGGATACCAAAAATAAGATTGAAGCCTATTTCAATCTATACCAAATTGCCCGCACTCAAAACGATATAAAACAGGCCGACTATTACAAAGATAAAATCATATCAGAATTTCCTCAAAGTAGATATGCGGCGATTCTCTCAAACCCCAATTATCTGGCTGCTTTAAATCAGAAAAGTCACGTAATTGATAGTTTGTACGCTCAGTCCTACAATGCTTACCTGAAGAATGACCTGTCATTTGTTCGCTCCGCATACGAAAAGGTTCAGAAAGAGGCTCCGATGTCGGTATTGATGCCGAAATTCATGATGCTGAATGCTTTGACCTTCATTTCGGAAAAGAAAAATGATGAATTCAAAAAGCAGCTTAAAGAGCTGCTCGACAGATACCCCAACGCTGATGTAAGCCCGCTGGCCGGAGCCATGATGGCAAATGCAGTGCAGGGCCGCATGGTTACAGGTGAAAAGATATCAACCGATATCTGGAGTAAACAGATCAAGGCCAGCGAATCTGAAGCAATGGCTTCTACTGATAAGAATACCCAATTTACGATTGACCCGATCAGCCCGCACCTTATGCTTTTTGTATTCCCGGCAGATTCGACTTATAATAACAAGTTGATTTATGAAGTAGCAGGGTTCAATTTTGCTAACTTTGCGGTACGTGATTTCGACATGGACATGCTTCCCTTACAGGGAATCGGACTACTCAGGGTAAAAGGCTTCAACACATTTGATGAAGCGTTTATTTACCGCCAGAGATTATTCGGGCCAAAAGGAATTGCCAATCGCTTACCGTCACAACTCAAAACGGTGCTAATCTCAGAGAAGAACTTCGACAGTTTATTGATGGGACGAACATTTGACGAATATTTCAAGTTCTATGAAAAGAATTTCGGTGGGAAGAAGTAG
- a CDS encoding PglZ domain-containing protein, with translation MKKDRLLWADDEIDLLKPYVFFLEEKGYEVVTASNGRDAIDLCREENFDMIFLDENMPGLSGLETLARIKEINPSVPIVMITKSEEENIMNQAIGSKIADYLIKPVNPNQILMSIKKYVHKKEIISETTTHSYQQEFNKIGMQINDSFTYFDWMMVYKKLVYWELELEQAQNNMDDLLKMQKKEANSAFAKFIKNNYESWILNPDTRPMMSPDLFKRRVFPILDEGEKLFFILIDNFRLDQWNVIKGHLAEYFNFEEELYYSILPTATQYARNAIFSGLMPLQIQKMFPELWVDEEEEEGKNLNESPLIQTQIERFRKKYTFSYHKVNDSQFGERMLQNLSELEKSQLNVVVLNFIDMLSHARTESKMIRELAASEAAYRSLTESWFKHSFASDMFRILAEKGYKVIITTDHGTIRVENPIKVVGDRNTNTNLRYKVGKNLNYNYKQVYEIKNPEKLGLPAPNVSSTYIYAMNDDFFAYPNNYNYYAGYYKNTFQHGGISMEEMLIPFITLEPKK, from the coding sequence ATGAAGAAAGACCGCCTACTCTGGGCTGATGACGAAATAGATTTGCTCAAACCCTACGTTTTTTTTCTGGAAGAAAAAGGGTATGAAGTAGTAACGGCTTCTAACGGTCGCGATGCCATAGACCTTTGCAGGGAGGAGAACTTTGATATGATTTTCCTCGATGAAAACATGCCCGGCCTGAGCGGTCTGGAAACACTGGCCCGTATCAAAGAGATCAATCCCTCGGTACCCATCGTGATGATTACCAAAAGCGAAGAGGAAAACATCATGAATCAGGCTATCGGTAGTAAAATAGCCGATTATCTGATCAAACCGGTCAATCCGAATCAAATCCTGATGAGTATCAAAAAATACGTACACAAAAAGGAGATTATTTCGGAAACCACCACCCACAGCTACCAACAGGAATTTAACAAAATAGGAATGCAAATTAACGACTCATTCACCTATTTTGACTGGATGATGGTGTATAAAAAACTGGTTTATTGGGAACTGGAGCTTGAACAGGCGCAAAACAACATGGATGACCTGCTCAAAATGCAGAAAAAAGAGGCCAATTCGGCTTTTGCCAAGTTTATCAAAAACAACTACGAATCGTGGATTCTCAATCCGGATACCCGTCCGATGATGAGTCCTGACCTCTTCAAACGCCGAGTTTTCCCAATCCTCGACGAAGGTGAAAAACTATTTTTCATTCTGATTGATAACTTTCGTCTAGACCAGTGGAATGTAATTAAAGGTCACCTGGCTGAATACTTCAACTTTGAAGAAGAGCTGTATTATAGCATTTTACCAACTGCAACCCAATATGCCCGTAACGCAATTTTTTCAGGATTGATGCCTTTGCAAATTCAAAAGATGTTCCCTGAGCTTTGGGTGGATGAGGAGGAAGAAGAGGGTAAGAACCTGAATGAATCACCGTTGATTCAGACCCAAATTGAGCGTTTCCGTAAAAAATATACTTTCTCTTATCACAAAGTCAATGACTCCCAGTTTGGCGAACGGATGCTACAAAACTTATCCGAACTGGAAAAAAGTCAATTGAATGTTGTAGTGCTCAACTTTATAGATATGCTATCCCATGCCCGCACAGAATCAAAAATGATCCGTGAATTGGCAGCATCTGAAGCGGCATATCGTTCTCTGACTGAGTCTTGGTTCAAACATTCTTTTGCCTCAGATATGTTCCGCATTCTGGCAGAAAAAGGATATAAGGTGATCATCACCACTGACCACGGAACCATTCGGGTAGAAAACCCGATAAAAGTTGTGGGTGACAGAAACACTAACACAAACCTGCGTTACAAAGTAGGTAAGAACTTGAACTATAACTACAAACAGGTATATGAAATCAAGAATCCGGAAAAACTGGGGCTACCGGCTCCAAATGTAAGTTCGACCTACATCTATGCGATGAACGACGATTTCTTTGCCTACCCCAACAATTACAACTATTACGCAGGATATTACAAAAACACGTTCCAGCACGGAGGAATCTCAATGGAAGAGATGTTGATTCCATTTATCACATTAGAACCTAAAAAATAG
- a CDS encoding N-acetylmuramoyl-L-alanine amidase: MYIKNQSYHLVRIFLLFTLVFISVNANAGDFKVIIDAGHGGKDPGAIGSFSKEKDINLAIALQVGEMIKTRNPNVKVIYTRDGDYFVELQERANIANRSKAQLFISVHTNSSTSSASYGAETYTMGLRRSNENLAVARRENAVILLEDNYKVKYEGFDPNSSESYIMFETLHDRFMDQSISMATNIQKEFRGNDITDRGVRQDVFLVLRNTGMPSVLVEVGYISNRNDENFLNSKSGQQKVANAIYNAFVQFKRNYDKRQGTLSIEQRPQITEKKDTAERESTRVVTSKNQEEVIYKVQILASPFQLKANSSEFKGEKNIDFYKEKGLYKYTIGNTSDLKEINRLRSELSRKFKDCFVIGYCNGEKFIVK, encoded by the coding sequence ATGTATATCAAGAATCAATCATATCATTTGGTCAGGATATTCCTGCTTTTTACGCTGGTTTTTATTTCTGTAAATGCTAATGCCGGTGATTTTAAGGTAATTATTGATGCAGGGCACGGTGGAAAGGATCCCGGGGCGATAGGTAGCTTTTCAAAGGAGAAAGACATAAACCTTGCTATAGCATTGCAGGTGGGAGAGATGATTAAAACAAGAAATCCCAACGTGAAGGTTATTTATACCCGTGATGGTGATTATTTTGTGGAACTTCAGGAACGGGCAAATATAGCGAACCGATCTAAAGCACAATTGTTTATTTCAGTTCATACGAATTCATCTACCAGCAGTGCATCGTATGGTGCCGAAACATACACAATGGGATTGCGCCGTTCGAATGAAAACCTCGCGGTTGCAAGACGGGAAAATGCCGTAATTCTACTGGAAGATAATTATAAAGTAAAATACGAGGGTTTTGATCCCAACTCATCTGAATCTTACATTATGTTTGAAACCCTGCATGACAGGTTTATGGATCAGAGTATCTCTATGGCTACCAACATCCAAAAAGAGTTTAGGGGAAATGATATCACAGACCGTGGGGTGCGTCAGGATGTTTTTCTGGTTTTGCGAAATACAGGGATGCCCAGTGTCCTGGTTGAGGTGGGCTATATTTCCAATCGCAATGATGAGAACTTTCTGAATTCAAAATCAGGACAGCAGAAGGTGGCCAATGCAATCTATAATGCATTTGTCCAGTTTAAACGTAACTACGATAAACGTCAGGGGACACTTTCAATTGAACAACGCCCTCAGATAACCGAAAAGAAAGATACAGCAGAGCGGGAATCTACCCGTGTAGTGACCTCCAAAAATCAGGAAGAGGTTATTTATAAAGTTCAGATTCTTGCATCTCCATTTCAACTTAAAGCCAATTCTTCTGAATTTAAAGGCGAAAAGAATATTGATTTTTATAAGGAAAAGGGACTCTACAAATATACTATCGGTAATACATCCGATCTTAAGGAAATCAATCGACTGAGAAGTGAATTATCACGTAAATTCAAGGATTGTTTTGTAATCGGTTACTGCAACGGAGAGAAATTCATCGTAAAATAA
- a CDS encoding MlaD family protein → MKKLTKEVKIGFAAIISLLLLYYGINYLKGINLMKPANYYYVVFQDVSGLTVSSPVYINGYKAGLVRSFEYDYEHPGHIIVELAMDKELRVSKGTVAEYKSELLGTAAVTLSLNLESHQYLVPGDTIPAQEASGLMKKVEKDMLPKLSQILSRMDTVLAGLQTVVSNPALNKSLVNIETTTAELSKTSASLNKIMSNEVPVVVGNLKTMSNDFSTVSGNLKRIDFAHTMSTMDTTLTNLKSLSTQLNRKDNSLGLLVNDRTFYDNLSATTANANRLMVDLKENPKRYVHFSVFGRK, encoded by the coding sequence ATGAAAAAACTTACCAAAGAGGTTAAAATCGGTTTTGCCGCCATAATTAGCTTGTTGTTGCTTTATTACGGGATAAATTACCTGAAGGGAATTAATTTAATGAAACCTGCAAATTATTATTATGTTGTATTTCAGGATGTCAGTGGGTTGACCGTTTCCAGTCCTGTTTACATCAATGGATATAAGGCTGGTTTGGTCAGATCTTTCGAATATGATTATGAACATCCCGGACACATCATTGTCGAACTGGCAATGGATAAAGAGCTTCGGGTGTCAAAGGGGACTGTAGCCGAATATAAATCTGAACTGCTAGGTACAGCAGCCGTTACTCTTTCCCTTAATCTTGAGAGTCATCAGTATCTTGTTCCCGGAGATACTATTCCGGCCCAGGAAGCTTCCGGTTTAATGAAAAAGGTTGAAAAAGATATGCTGCCTAAACTTTCTCAGATATTATCCCGCATGGATACCGTACTGGCAGGTCTTCAGACAGTGGTTAGTAATCCTGCATTGAACAAGTCTCTGGTAAATATTGAAACAACTACAGCCGAGCTTAGCAAGACCTCTGCTTCTTTAAATAAAATCATGTCAAACGAAGTTCCTGTCGTTGTCGGAAACCTTAAAACCATGAGCAATGACTTCTCAACTGTAAGCGGAAATCTTAAACGCATTGATTTTGCACATACTATGAGTACTATGGATACGACTTTGACGAACTTGAAATCTTTAAGTACACAGTTAAACCGTAAGGATAATTCATTGGGCTTATTGGTTAATGATCGCACTTTTTATGACAATCTGTCAGCAACAACAGCCAATGCTAATCGTTTAATGGTGGATTTAAAGGAAAATCCAAAACGATATGTTCACTTCTCTGTGTTTGGTCGGAAATAA
- the dnaA gene encoding chromosomal replication initiator protein DnaA yields the protein MKLTHNEIWDKCLRIISDNVSEAAYNTWFVPIVPLQYHNHELLIQVPSPFFYEYLEEKFIDLLQNTIHRVAGRQTKLMYRVLVENETKSTSDWEGAPSFSEKKKQAPVNELKRVPDPFAQRVYQDLDPQLNFNYTFENFFAGMSNKLTRTAGETIARNPGKTAFNPLFIHGESGVGKTHLLNAIGSMTKHLHQSKRVLYVSTHLFQIQYTDAVRNNSVNDFINFYQSIDLLLIDDIQELGGKIATQNTFFHIFNHLHQNNKQLVMTSDRPPVSLHGLEQRLLTRFKWGLTAELEKPDYLLRKTILRNKVRHDGLSINDDVLEYIANNVTENVRDMEGVIVSLMAHSMVYNRDVDIDLAERVLSKCVKFEKKEISTEQILDKVCEYFSLDQKMVNSKSRKREYAQARQISMYLAKKHTDQSFSRIGELIGKKDHATVLHACKTIKNLIEIDKNLRSQIDEIEKELKM from the coding sequence ATGAAGTTAACTCACAATGAAATCTGGGACAAGTGTCTCCGGATCATTAGCGATAATGTGAGTGAAGCGGCCTATAATACATGGTTTGTACCTATTGTGCCTCTTCAATATCACAATCACGAGCTGTTGATCCAGGTGCCAAGTCCCTTTTTCTATGAATATCTGGAGGAGAAATTCATTGATCTGCTCCAAAATACCATACATAGGGTAGCTGGCCGTCAGACTAAGCTTATGTATCGTGTTTTGGTGGAAAATGAGACAAAATCGACCTCTGATTGGGAGGGTGCGCCTTCATTTTCCGAAAAAAAGAAACAGGCACCGGTCAATGAGCTTAAACGTGTGCCAGATCCCTTTGCTCAACGTGTTTATCAGGATCTGGATCCGCAGTTGAACTTCAACTATACTTTTGAAAACTTCTTTGCCGGTATGAGTAACAAGCTTACCCGTACTGCCGGAGAAACTATTGCACGTAATCCGGGTAAAACAGCATTTAACCCGTTATTTATACACGGAGAATCAGGTGTCGGCAAAACGCACTTGCTGAATGCAATCGGTTCGATGACTAAACACTTGCATCAGAGTAAGCGTGTCTTGTATGTTTCGACACACCTGTTTCAGATTCAATACACTGATGCCGTTCGCAATAATTCGGTTAATGACTTTATCAACTTTTACCAAAGCATTGACTTGTTATTGATTGATGATATCCAGGAATTGGGCGGGAAAATAGCAACGCAAAATACCTTCTTCCATATCTTCAACCATTTGCATCAAAATAATAAGCAATTGGTGATGACCTCTGACCGTCCTCCCGTTTCATTGCATGGATTGGAGCAACGTCTGTTGACCCGTTTTAAATGGGGTTTGACTGCCGAACTGGAAAAACCCGATTACCTGTTGCGCAAAACCATTCTTCGTAATAAGGTTCGTCATGACGGATTGAGCATTAACGACGATGTGCTTGAGTACATTGCTAATAATGTTACTGAGAATGTTCGTGACATGGAAGGTGTTATAGTCTCGTTGATGGCTCACTCGATGGTATATAACCGTGATGTGGATATTGATCTGGCTGAACGGGTATTGAGCAAGTGTGTGAAATTTGAGAAGAAAGAGATTTCAACTGAACAGATTCTGGATAAAGTGTGTGAATACTTTAGCCTTGACCAGAAGATGGTTAATTCTAAATCACGCAAACGTGAATATGCACAGGCGCGTCAGATTTCTATGTATCTGGCTAAAAAGCATACTGATCAGTCGTTCTCCCGCATTGGAGAGTTGATCGGTAAAAAAGATCATGCTACAGTGTTACATGCTTGTAAAACGATTAAAAACCTGATAGAGATAGATAAAAATTTACGCTCGCAGATTGATGAAATCGAGAAAGAGCTGAAAATGTAA
- the tsaE gene encoding tRNA (adenosine(37)-N6)-threonylcarbamoyltransferase complex ATPase subunit type 1 TsaE: protein MQIKISDLGQIHEAARTFIENMGDDTVFAFYGDMGAGKTTFIKAICEELNVDDVINSPTFAIINEYRSGTGELIYHFDFYRINKIEEAYDLGYDDYFYSGALCFIEWPEKVEELLPGDCVPVTIKVNENGSRTVQVGEK, encoded by the coding sequence ATGCAAATTAAAATTTCAGACCTCGGCCAGATACACGAAGCGGCGCGCACCTTCATCGAAAATATGGGCGATGATACTGTCTTTGCCTTTTATGGCGATATGGGGGCAGGAAAAACAACCTTCATCAAAGCCATCTGCGAAGAGCTGAATGTGGATGATGTAATCAACTCCCCTACTTTTGCGATTATCAACGAATACCGCTCGGGAACAGGAGAACTGATTTACCATTTCGATTTCTACCGCATAAACAAGATTGAGGAAGCATACGATTTGGGTTACGATGATTATTTCTATAGCGGAGCCCTCTGTTTTATCGAATGGCCCGAAAAGGTGGAAGAATTATTACCCGGAGATTGTGTTCCGGTGACTATAAAGGTCAATGAAAACGGAAGCCGTACCGTTCAGGTCGGTGAAAAATAA